The following proteins come from a genomic window of Fibrobacterota bacterium:
- a CDS encoding transposase has product MNREKLTRAERRKLASVLRQTRDVRQYRRALAIMQTDKGWTVSEIAQELQVSRQSVYNWVSAYWHTRDVRELSDAPHSGRPPRWFEEAGTLLESLLQSSPQDFGYFATQWTAPLLREQLSHSTGYSCSTLTVRRGLHRLGYMWKRPRYVLVPDPEREKKTPNSPRRQWLAKAQRIVG; this is encoded by the coding sequence ATGAACAGGGAAAAATTGACGCGCGCCGAGCGACGGAAACTGGCGAGTGTGTTGCGGCAGACCCGTGACGTGCGTCAGTATCGACGGGCGCTCGCCATAATGCAGACCGACAAGGGCTGGACGGTTTCCGAAATCGCGCAGGAGCTTCAGGTAAGCCGTCAAAGTGTTTATAACTGGGTCTCGGCGTATTGGCATACACGTGATGTGCGGGAACTGTCCGACGCGCCGCATTCCGGGCGGCCTCCCCGCTGGTTCGAGGAGGCGGGGACGTTGCTCGAGTCGCTCTTGCAAAGCTCGCCGCAGGATTTTGGCTACTTTGCGACTCAATGGACCGCGCCACTATTGCGGGAACAACTGAGCCACAGTACCGGCTACTCCTGTTCAACGTTGACGGTGCGTCGTGGTCTGCATCGATTGGGCTATATGTGGAAACGTCCCCGGTACGTGCTTGTGCCCGACCCGGAGCGAGAGAAAAAAACGCCAAATTCGCCGCGTCGTCAGTGGCTTGCCAAAGCGCAGCGTATTGTTGGTTGA
- a CDS encoding transposase, giving the protein MPKRSVLLVEDETDLLLFPPLRATWSPRGQPAQVLLTGWNAKRVVFGAMNLVTGHRLIHVRLHQRAADFQAYLRLVHEHYRGWRVTMLLDENPSHTAQASRGLADKLGVRLLWLPKRCPELNPMDTLWGQAKDVISANKQYASIDQQVDLFISYLYSLSNKEALRTSGVLSRHFWLHRILSKKF; this is encoded by the coding sequence TTGCCAAAGCGCAGCGTATTGTTGGTTGAAGATGAAACGGATTTGCTGCTGTTTCCACCGTTGCGGGCGACATGGTCGCCGCGCGGGCAGCCGGCGCAGGTGCTGCTGACAGGCTGGAATGCCAAGCGGGTGGTGTTTGGCGCGATGAATCTCGTGACCGGACACCGCCTGATTCACGTTCGCTTGCACCAGCGCGCGGCGGATTTTCAGGCGTATTTGCGGCTCGTGCATGAACATTATCGGGGATGGCGGGTAACGATGCTGCTGGACGAAAATCCGAGTCACACTGCGCAAGCTTCGCGAGGACTGGCCGACAAGCTGGGCGTGCGTTTGCTCTGGTTGCCAAAACGCTGTCCCGAGCTCAATCCCATGGACACCTTGTGGGGACAGGCCAAGGACGTGATCAGCGCCAACAAGCAATATGCATCCATTGACCAGCAGGTCGATTTGTTCATCTCGTATTTGTATAGTCTGTCGAACAAGGAAGCACTACGCACCTCCGGTGTCCTATCCAGGCACTTTTGGCTGCATCGGATTTTGTCAAAAAAATTCTGA